The region TTATTTTTACTAGATCCAAGTCTTTCATTAGAAGAGATGCAAAATGCTAAAAAATTAGCAGAAGTATTAAATACTAATATTTCAGGTTATGCACCTCAATATATTGATGAAACTTTTGGTGACGACTATTTAAAGAAAAATGATAAATCTGCAAATAGAGCTTCGTATAAAGAGTTAGATATCGATGAAAGTGAAGAGAACTTTAATAAACTAGTTAAAGAGTCTGATACAATTGTTATTTTAGGTAATACTTATTTTGATAAAAACTTAGATTTATTATCAAACAAAAAAGTTATTAGCTTTTTCTCACATAAAAATGAAACAGTATCAAAATCTGGAATTGCTATACCTGTAGCTTCATTCTATGAAAAAAGTGGTACATATATTAACTTTGAGGGAATAAAACAAAGAGTGATTTCAAAAATGAAGAAAGATAATCCTAAAGAGACTATCACTTCAATAATAGAATATATTAAAACTATGATAGATAAAGGTAGCCTATGAGTACAGCTGCAATAGTTATTATTATTATAAATATTCTTCTTGCAAAAATATTATCAGTTGGAACTACTCCAATTATGGTATGGTGGGAAAGAAGAGTTGCTGGGTTTATGCAAGATAGAACTGGACCAAACAGAGCTGACATTGGAGGGATAAGACTTGGTGGTCTTATTCAAGCAATAGCAGATATGTTAAAACTTGTATTTAAAGAGGATTTTACTCCTGCACATATTAAGTACAAATTTTTATATACAATTGCTCCTGCTCTTGTATTTATCTGTTCATTTTTAACAATGGCAGTTATTCCATTTGCTGATAACTTAGTTGTTGATGGTGAAAGTTTCATGATGCAAGCTATTCCAACACAGCTTGGAATTATGTGGTTCTTAGCATTTGCTGGATTATCTGTATTTGGTATTATTTTAGGTGGTTATGCATCTCAAAATAAATATGGACTTTTAGGTGGTATTAGAGCATCTGCACAAGTTATCTCGTATGAGGCAGCTATGGCATTATCAGTAATCTCTATTCTTTTAACTTATGGTTCAATTAACTTAAATGATATGGTTCAAGTACAAGGTGGAACATTTTGGGGAGTTATTCCTGCATGGGGAATATTTATGCAACCTTTAGCTGCATTAATTTTTATTGTTACAGCTTTTGCTGAAACAAATAGAACACCTTTTGATATAGCTGAAGGTGAATCTGAAATTGTTGCAGGTTATCATACTGAGTATTCAGCAATGAGATTTGGTCTTTTCCAAGTTGGTGAATATGCAGCAATGTCAGCTTCATCAGCAATTATTGTTACTCTATTTTTAGGTGGATATCAAATCCCTTGGATGGATACACAAACAATTCAAAGTAATATCAATTATGTGATGATTGCTATCATTATTTTATTACCTTTAAAAGCATTCTTCTTTGCTAAATGGATGAATAAAAACTATGATTGGCTTGATAAAAACGACAAAAGACAAAAAGAGAAAAATATTCTTATCAAAGGATTCTGGGGAATTGCAATTATTATTTCAGCTAGTTTAATAGCTTTAATTGCGACAGGATTAGGTGAGAATGGTGTAAACATTGCAACAGCAGTTATTCAAATAGGAACATTTGTAGCTAAATTTTTATTTATGAATTTTGTATTTATTTGGATTAGATGGACACTTCTTAGATTTAGATATGACCAATTACAAATGTTAGGATGGAAAGTTCTTATTCCATTATCAATATTAAACATTGTAGTTACAGCTATTGTTGTTGTAGCGATAGGAAGTTAATATGGGAATTAAAATAGTAGAAAGACATGGTAAGTCTTTAAAAGATAAGTTATATATACCTGCAATTGCAGCAGGTATGAAAACTACTTTTTCTCACTTTAAGAAAAATCTTGGTGATGTATCAAACTTAAGAACGATGCAATACCCAGAAGTACAACCTACTGATATCACAGAAAGATATAGAGGTGTACATAGACTTACAAAGTGGGAAGATGAGAGTGAGAAATGTGTTGCTTGCTATATGTGTGCAACAGCTTGTCCTGCTCAATGTATCTTTATTGATGCAGAAGAGAGATTTGATGGTGTAGCTGAAAAGAGACCTAAAGAGTTTAAAATTGACCTTTTAGAGTGTGTGTTCTGTGGATATTGTGTTGAGGCTTGTCCTTGTGATGCAATTAGAATGGACACAGGTATTTTTAGTTTCACTGCAAGTAAAAGAGAAGATTTTGTAGTAGATAAAGAACGACTTATGTCACATGAGCGTTCAAAGGATTTTGATGATGAGTGATATTATTTTTATAGGACTTAGTTTTTTTGCAATAACTGGTGGAATTGCAATGTTAGTTTATAAGAATCCTATGTATTCTGCATTGGGTTTACTTGTTTCAATTATGGCAGTAGCAGGTATGTTTGCATTATTAAATGCAACTTTCCTTTTTATGGTTCAAATAATTGTTTATGCAGGTGCTATTATGACTCTGATTTTATTCTTACTAATGTTTCTTAACATTAAAGAAGAAAATCTTCCTCAAGAGCCTAAAAAATATTTTTTAATTGGACTTGGCGCAGTTATAATGATCCCTTTTAATGTTGTTATATTAAAAGCTGTTTCAAACTTACCAGATGCAGATATGAATATTGTAGAGGGAACTTTTGGTGATATTAAACCAATTGGTGGTTTATTATATGATGATTGGATTTTAGCATTTGAGTTAATCTCAATTCTACTTTTAATTGCATTAGTAGGTTCAATTGTTTTAGCAAAAAGAAAAAAAACAAATAAGGAAAACGCATGATTAGTTTAACATCATATGCATTTGTTTCTATGATTCTTTTCTCTATTGGAGTTATAGGTGTAATTGCTAGAAGAAATATATTTGTAATCTATATGTCTATTGAGTTGATGTTAAATGGGGTTAACCTATTCCTTATAACATTTGCTAGATACCACTTTAATATGGATCCACAAATTATTACAATTATGGTTATATCAATTGCAGCTGCTGAAGCGGCAATTTTTCTTTCTGTTATTATACTTCTTTACAGATCGAAAAAATCACTTGATACAGATATCTTTACAACTTTAACACAAGGAGAGAAATAATGGTTGATACTTCACTTCTTGTATGGATTATTTTAGCTCCTTTATTTGGTGCTATTTTAAATGCAGGGTTTTATTTTTATCATATAAAGAGAAAGCCAATTCCTGAATTAGTGTTTTCACTAATTGGTACTGGTACTCCATTAATTGCATTTTTAATCACACTATCGTTGTTTTTAAATATGGTAGATAGCGATACTACATATAGACAAGAGTTATTTACTTGGGTTAATATTGATACTTTAAATATATCAATGGCCTTCTTAGGTGATAAACTAGCTATTTTCATGTCAATGTTTGTTACATTTATTGGTTGGTTAATTCATATCTATGCAATTGGATATATGACAAAAGATGAAGGTTTTGGTAAGTTCTTTGCATACTTTAACCTATTCTTAGCATCAATGTTAATTTTAGTACTTGCTGATAACCCAGTAATTTTATTTATTGGATGGGAAGGGGTAGGACTTTGTTCTTACTTACTAATTGCATTTTACTATTCTGAAACAGATAATGTACTTGCAGGTAACAAAGCCTTTATAGCAAATAGAGTTGGTGACTTTGGTTTTATCTTAGGTATTGTAACTTTATTCTTTGCTTTAGGTGGTGTAGATTTAAGTTTCTCTTCATTAGAAGCTAATATTTCAAATGCCTCAACTTCTCTTTTAGTACTTTCAGGTTTCTTATTATTTGTTGGTGCTATGGGTAAATCAGCACAGATTCCATTATATGTATGGCTTCCTGATGCGATGGCAGGTCCAACACCAATTTCAGCATTAATCCATGCAGCTACAATGGTAACAGCTGGGGTTTATATGGTTGCAAGATTCCACTTTTTATATAGTGGAATAGAAGAGATTGGAACATTTATAGCTTATATTGGTGCTTTTTCAGCTTTACTTGCAGCAGTAATTGCTACAAGACAACAAGATATTAAAAAGATTCTTGCATACTCAACAATGTCTCAATTAGGATATATGTTCATTGCAGTTGGTCTTGGTTTTTATAGTTCTGGATTATTTCATGTATTAACTCACGCTTTCTTTAAAGCTATGTTATTCATGGGTGCTGGGGGTATGATTATAGCTTTACATCACGAACAAAACATCTTTAAGATGGCACAACACAGAGTTCAACTTCCAATTATTGGAATTACATTCTTAATTGGTGTTATTGCAATTTCTGGGATTCCACCGTTTTCTGGTTTCTTCTCAAAAGATGCTATTTTAGCAGCAGCTTTCCAAGAGGGGCAATATTTAATCTGGGGAATTGGAATGTTTACAGCATTTTTAACAGCATTTTATATGTTTAGAATGTATTTTATACTTTTTGTTGCACCAAACAAACATACAAAACATTATGTTTACACATCAAAAACAATCACATTACCATTACTTATTTTAGCTATTGGTGCAGTTGGAGCTGGTTTCTTAAATTTACCAGCAGCTTTAGGTGGAGAACATATGGTTGATACATGGTTAGCTCAAACTAACTCAATAGAAGTTCATATGTCACATACTACTGAATATATCCTAATGGTTGTTTCAGTATTAGTTGCAGCTTCAGGTATTTTTGTAGCATATAAAAAATATGCTAACTTTGATGTTTATAAACCAGAAAGTGAAGAGGGATTAATTGCTAATAAATTCTATGTTGATGAGATTTATGATGCAGTGTTTGTTAAAACTTCAAAAGCTATCTCTACATTTATTGATAAAGTGCTTGATATGAGTATTATTGATGCTCTAATTATGAATGGATGTAACCAATTTATCAATTTTGGTAAAAAAGTTGCGCAATTACAAAATGCGAATGTAAGATTTTATGCAGTATTTATGCTTGTGGGTATGAGTTGTGTATTTATCTATCTATATATTTCTTTAGGATTATAATATGAGTGCAGATATATTATCGTTTATTATCTTTTTACCAGCAGTAGTTGCCTTTGGTTTAATGATTACAACAAAACATGTAGATACAGTTAGAAATATTGCATTTTTAACAACTACAGTAATTTTAGCACTTGTATTAAAAATCTATATTGATTTTGAACCAAGTGCAGGTATGCAGTTTGTATCAAATGTACCATGGATTGCTTCTTATGGTATTAATTATTACATTGGTGTTGATGGATTCTCATTAACAATTCTTATGATGATTGCTATTTTAATTCCTACAGCATATCTTCTTTTATGGGAAGGTAGAACAAAGGGTTACTGGATTAATATGCTTCTTGTTCAAACAGGTGTAACAGGTGCATTATTATCTTTAGATGTAATTTTATTCTATTTCTTCTGGGAAGTTATGTTATTACCAGTATTCTTAATGATTGGTATTTATGGATTTGGAGACAAAGTATTTACTACTATTAAAGTTACTGTTTATACAATGCTTGGTTCTTTATTAATGTTTGTAGCAATTTTATACTTAGGTGTAAGTTACTTTAATGAGTTTGGGAATTGGTCTTTCCAATATGACTCTTTAACTCAAATTACAACTCTAAGTTATAATGAAAAAATTTGGTTATTTTTAGCATTTCTTTCAGCTTTTGCTATTAAAATTCCAATTTTTCCATTACATACTTGGATTATGGAAACATATAAAAATGCTCCAACAGGTGCAGTATTTTTACTATCTTCAATCATGGCTAAACTTGGGGTTTATGCAATTGTAAGATTTATGATTCCAATTTTCCCAGATATCTATGTTGAATTCTCAACTTGGTTTGTATTTATTGGATTATT is a window of Halarcobacter sp. DNA encoding:
- a CDS encoding complex I subunit 1 family protein, with translation MSTAAIVIIIINILLAKILSVGTTPIMVWWERRVAGFMQDRTGPNRADIGGIRLGGLIQAIADMLKLVFKEDFTPAHIKYKFLYTIAPALVFICSFLTMAVIPFADNLVVDGESFMMQAIPTQLGIMWFLAFAGLSVFGIILGGYASQNKYGLLGGIRASAQVISYEAAMALSVISILLTYGSINLNDMVQVQGGTFWGVIPAWGIFMQPLAALIFIVTAFAETNRTPFDIAEGESEIVAGYHTEYSAMRFGLFQVGEYAAMSASSAIIVTLFLGGYQIPWMDTQTIQSNINYVMIAIIILLPLKAFFFAKWMNKNYDWLDKNDKRQKEKNILIKGFWGIAIIISASLIALIATGLGENGVNIATAVIQIGTFVAKFLFMNFVFIWIRWTLLRFRYDQLQMLGWKVLIPLSILNIVVTAIVVVAIGS
- a CDS encoding NADH-quinone oxidoreductase subunit I is translated as MGIKIVERHGKSLKDKLYIPAIAAGMKTTFSHFKKNLGDVSNLRTMQYPEVQPTDITERYRGVHRLTKWEDESEKCVACYMCATACPAQCIFIDAEERFDGVAEKRPKEFKIDLLECVFCGYCVEACPCDAIRMDTGIFSFTASKREDFVVDKERLMSHERSKDFDDE
- a CDS encoding NADH-quinone oxidoreductase subunit J; this encodes MSDIIFIGLSFFAITGGIAMLVYKNPMYSALGLLVSIMAVAGMFALLNATFLFMVQIIVYAGAIMTLILFLLMFLNIKEENLPQEPKKYFLIGLGAVIMIPFNVVILKAVSNLPDADMNIVEGTFGDIKPIGGLLYDDWILAFELISILLLIALVGSIVLAKRKKTNKENA
- the nuoK gene encoding NADH-quinone oxidoreductase subunit NuoK: MISLTSYAFVSMILFSIGVIGVIARRNIFVIYMSIELMLNGVNLFLITFARYHFNMDPQIITIMVISIAAAEAAIFLSVIILLYRSKKSLDTDIFTTLTQGEK
- the nuoL gene encoding NADH-quinone oxidoreductase subunit L; the protein is MVDTSLLVWIILAPLFGAILNAGFYFYHIKRKPIPELVFSLIGTGTPLIAFLITLSLFLNMVDSDTTYRQELFTWVNIDTLNISMAFLGDKLAIFMSMFVTFIGWLIHIYAIGYMTKDEGFGKFFAYFNLFLASMLILVLADNPVILFIGWEGVGLCSYLLIAFYYSETDNVLAGNKAFIANRVGDFGFILGIVTLFFALGGVDLSFSSLEANISNASTSLLVLSGFLLFVGAMGKSAQIPLYVWLPDAMAGPTPISALIHAATMVTAGVYMVARFHFLYSGIEEIGTFIAYIGAFSALLAAVIATRQQDIKKILAYSTMSQLGYMFIAVGLGFYSSGLFHVLTHAFFKAMLFMGAGGMIIALHHEQNIFKMAQHRVQLPIIGITFLIGVIAISGIPPFSGFFSKDAILAAAFQEGQYLIWGIGMFTAFLTAFYMFRMYFILFVAPNKHTKHYVYTSKTITLPLLILAIGAVGAGFLNLPAALGGEHMVDTWLAQTNSIEVHMSHTTEYILMVVSVLVAASGIFVAYKKYANFDVYKPESEEGLIANKFYVDEIYDAVFVKTSKAISTFIDKVLDMSIIDALIMNGCNQFINFGKKVAQLQNANVRFYAVFMLVGMSCVFIYLYISLGL
- a CDS encoding NADH-quinone oxidoreductase subunit M — encoded protein: MSADILSFIIFLPAVVAFGLMITTKHVDTVRNIAFLTTTVILALVLKIYIDFEPSAGMQFVSNVPWIASYGINYYIGVDGFSLTILMMIAILIPTAYLLLWEGRTKGYWINMLLVQTGVTGALLSLDVILFYFFWEVMLLPVFLMIGIYGFGDKVFTTIKVTVYTMLGSLLMFVAILYLGVSYFNEFGNWSFQYDSLTQITTLSYNEKIWLFLAFLSAFAIKIPIFPLHTWIMETYKNAPTGAVFLLSSIMAKLGVYAIVRFMIPIFPDIYVEFSTWFVFIGLFGLVYFGIAALMQDDVKRMFAYSSASHLSFIAAGIFSLNEFGINGALYLIIAHAIATGALFLLVGIIHDETGYKTIKDLGGLAKQSPIFTTIFAIMLFANIGLPGTNGFVSELLIIFGIYEFNHTLGYISALTVIIGASYMLWMFQRAILVKRESGEDLKFRDLKIKEIIGLAPWVILVFLMGIYPDIFMDKFEPTVTHYLNDILHIGAAK